The nucleotide sequence GGTGAGTGCTGTCATGGGGCAGCTCTGATTGCTCTCTCAGACAGGGGTGGAGCACAGTGCGCAACCTCATGGACATCCCTGATGCATGTTCACAAATAAGTGCCAGCATTTGTATACTTCCACACTGGACTATATATCacttagcactttttttttaaatgaaaagcagctGATTTACTCACTTGTGTATTTTACTGCTGCATCATCAATAACTGTATTTGAAACACGCCATCCCAGTCTGTGCAACAGATCAatataataaacagaaaatacagattttcattACTTGTACCAGGGCAGTTTATTAATCAGTTCATGCAGTTCAACAGAGtaaacaggattttaaaaatgagtagACTGGGTACAGGAAGGGTGTGGGGCAAACAAATAGGTTTTCtcataaaaattaaatcacatgcaccaggcagagcccaggagtACATGTTCATGGTAGTTAAGGCGAGGTTTAAAGGCTTAGGTTTCCGCTTTGGGTAGATAGCTTACAAACTAATTTACagacagtttaaagaaaaatacagcttttgctATTGTGTGTATGTAGAGCCCTGCACACCAGTGTCCTTGTGTTTATGTGGGGATGTGCACACACAAATGTATCTAGATGTGCTTGGGCAGAAACATGCCTGACAATTTCTGCACGTGCACCAAGTGCCACCGAGGTGTTATTTTGCAGCTTGAAGGGTCAAAAACAAagtgcagaaagggaaaatgaagattAGACTTGTTCTGATGGTAAGTCATATCGTCCTTTGGAAACTGTTCAAAAGGAACATTGACATCCTCCTTCCATTGACTTGGTGGGAAGAATGAGCTCCACAAATTCCCCTCACTTAATTCCCTCAACATTTAAACTCTGCCTATGAAATCTATTTTCCCTTACATGGGTCTTTTAGTCTGCGGCTGTGTTAAGGCATCCCCTGATCCCAGTGACAGCACAAACTGTGTAAGCTGAGATGTCCTTCTCCAGCGTTGTGAGCTCCAACTTTCATCTTGCCAAACTGGCTTTCTCAATCCCCTTTGGGGCCCTGACTCCTGAGTAGAAGCGGGATATGGGAAGCAAATGCTCTACTGCCGGTATACAGAGAAACAAGGTTGAAAATCACAAGGGCAGGAGTGACAAGCGTGGAAGACTAGGGGATGCTACAGTCAAGTAAAGGAAGAGATTTAGAAAACCTAATTAAGAAAACATAGAGGGGagatttttgttcatttctaaAGCAACATTAACAGAGACGGAATAGATGATTGCACATGACATGGAGGATTAAAGACGGCAAAGTAGAAGTTAATACGACCGTTAAAATGTAGTTCCCATAGTTTATACTTGCCTCAGAATATAATCGGAAATTTTCAATGTGTCAATGTCTAGCAACCCTTTGCTAAATTCTTAGACCTTTATGAAAGTAGATTATTCTGCGTTTTTTATGTCACAAAAAGACTTCCTTGCCTTCCACTTTCTTTACCTGCACCTGTGTAATTGTTTCTGTTCGCGCTTTGCTAACTCTCTGACACTTcacctttgctttctttgcagctCCTGTCAGTTTAAGTTTATTTGTGAAATTTCAGAATATGCAAAAACAATGCTGGAGATGTTAAACAGGCTGCCCTAACTAACAAGTCTTAGGTCTCTGCccagtttctttctctttgttctgATTCTTTGCAGCTTTACAATTAAGAAAATGGATGCTGGACTAGATAAGTGCTAGCATGATCCAATATCTATCgtcctgtgtttgttttttaaccagtTTACAGTCCATAGAACACTTTTTCCATCCTTGTTTCACTTTGTATCAGTTGaagcacaaacacacaaaacacctTTTCCACTGATTGTATGATATGGTTTATCTTCTATTAATCGTTGCAACATTTTTCCCGTAAcctattgtttttcttttttaacgtGTTCGTGTATCTCCTAGTTAAATGTTATATCAAAGTGTCTGTAACAAGACAGTATATTTTGTGAGTCCTGTATTTATTGAcacaaatattcattttcatttttgaaggtAAGGTTTgcatagacacacacacaataaaTCACTTTATTACCCTTACCATAGCATCTGTGTAATATAAGCACCTGTACAGGAGGGGTACCAAAGCATCCTGGTTTATGAAGTCTTTACACAATGTATTTGTATACACGTTTGGACATAGGTTGGTGAAAACTGTAACATAATTGAACAGTTGTGCTGATGGAGGAGTTATGCTTAAACCTGCCATCAGAGCTGAGAAAGAACCAAGCCTGTGATCCTTGCTGTAAACCATTAGTTAGGTCAGTTTGTTTATGAGCCTTTCCTGTTAGAGCCTGCCCTTGCTGGCATTTCCCACCTACGTACTTGCTGTGCTTCTTGCTTGCAAATAAAACCATTGCTTTCAGTAAGACTTACTACAACAGAACGTACTGTGTTCAAACTGCAAATGACTGAGGCAAATTCACAAAGAATTAGGTTAACTGTGTATTTCTGGAAAGCACTGAAAGCACTGGGgaacaaaaaagacagagagacagacatCTACCTCTGCCTTAAGAGGCAGAGGTAGATGTCCTCCATGCCTAGAGAGGATTTCCTATTCACTTTAGGTCCAGGGTTCTTGGCTGTTTGTCATTCCAGCTTGTTTCCCAAAATTCCCTGATGCATAGCTAAAATCAGTTTCTTATGTTTGTTGAGGATGGCATGGCACGCTGATGCTGTAGATCTGGGGAGGAAGATGATTCTCCATTGCCTGTTACCACATCCCTATTTACACCATGCCAAAGGATGTGGCAACTGCTATATCTCTGACATGACCATGCTTTACACCCACATTATACTCATTTGCCTTGGGAGTAAATGACTTGAGTTGGAAGGAAATTTTCCTACAGAAGAGTTTTCCATCCGAAAATGCTGATTAGACTGAATTGAAATGTTCTGCGGAAAGGTTTTGATTCCGTCAAAGCTTTCGGTGGAAACAAAGCAAGCTTTGTCCAGACTGTCTGACGGGCAAGACTGCCTTGATTTATGCCCGCTTACCCGTCCACTCTGGGCTTTCTGGCTCTGTGGCCACAAGATTTCCCAGCCACCTGCCTGGTGGAGGCCAAGACACCAGTTAGGTGCCGGCTTTTGCAGCGCTGCCTGCATGGGTGCGGCTCTGTGACCACACACTCTTCGACTCCCCGAGTTGGACGTTTGATTTTGAAAGTCTCTTTTGATTCCTTCCTTGTgatctttttgtatttttcatccCACTGAAAATGGCCATGTCTTATTTTACCTTTCAGACTTATTGTCAGGAGCGTGTGTTTTATGCACCGGAAGGTGGTGTCCATTTGTTTCTGCTGGTAACATGATTTCCAGCTCCAGGATCGAGCTCTGAAAATACAGCAGGGGATGtggttttttcttccccattttgCCCTGCCCGCTCACAACTGCCACCTGCGGTTTGACCATGGCAGTCACACTTGGGACACTGAATTAAAATCACTCTGAACTTACAAACTTTAGGCAGAGCACAAAGTACAAGCTTTAGGAAGAGTGTAGGagtgtttgggaggacagaacACAACCACTTGGATTAGTTTATTAGAAGAAGGCTGTGAATAATAGCAGAAGCTAAGCTGCTGGGCCTGCAGCGGGTGGTTTTGTTCTGGAGAAGTGGCCACAGCACAGCCTCACCTAGCTGCAGTCCCTCAGGCCACGAGGTGCTCAGACTTTGACCTGGGGCAGGCATCACAGATAAGAAGAGCTCTTGCATCCTGTGGAGGCCAGCACACAGCTTCCCTCAGCTGTTCGTTTCTCTGCCACCACCATCAGCTTTCCCAGAGACTGCTGCCCTTGTTGGCCTTCACACAGCTGGGATGTGCTGAATGGACCCACAGAGACTGTGCAGACGAGCCTATATTTTACCCTCTTTCAATGTTTTTGACAAaacctggtttaaaaaaaaaaaaaaaaggaggggggaagggaCAGAAATGGGTCAGGATcaaataccattttattttttaaagctccCTTCTCGcgctgtttttcttctgttgtccAGACAATGCAGCAGACAACCCTATGCCCCAGCCAGGCTACCAAAGAAGATAAGCAGTCCCTTTTCAGCGATGGCAACAACAAACTGGCTGGGTacttaattcattaatttaaatggaaaatgtatttaacaaaGAATTCGGTTATTTAACCTTTCAACACCTTATTTTCTCTGGCCCATGATTTCTGTGCTCTGTGCAAGGCAGCTTCACCCTGCCCCAGAGCTACAAGTGGAAGCAGGGTGCAGAGGTCACAGACAGGGAGGGTCTGCGAGTTGAGGACAGGGAGGATGGGAACTAAGCAGACCTCAGATCAAGAGTCAGATTTCTTGGTGCCCGCAAGTCCTCCAGGCTTTGTGAAGCAGGCCCTGAAACTGctgtcccagcagagcagcagcttcaaAGAGGCCTTGTGAGCAGCAGTGGAAATGCCAGCCACCGCAGCCTGATCTGCCTGCAGAAATCGAACAGCACAACATCTTACACTGACCAAAGCCGGTCGCGTAAGGCCACTAAAAGCTGCCCAGAGAATTAGCTGCCAAAACCACCTGTCACTGCTTGTGCTGTTTTCTGGCAGAGGGATGAAAATAGCCTCTGTTCATGACATGGAGAGTGCCTGATACCCCCTACACTGCCTGGCTCTGTGATGCTGCTTCCTTTGGCCAGGCAGGCAGGGTCCCACTGCCTATCCGCACACCGCAGGCGTGCTCCTGTCCTGCGTGGGATCGCATGAAGCCAGAAGACGAGCAACGCTGTATTTCCTACCGCTCCCCAACAGCCTCtcaggcagcaccagcacctcgCTTGTTTTCTAAGATTCCTCTTACTGATCAAAAAAACACCCATGAAGATGTGTTTACAGATTGCTCTGCCAGCAGTCTGTCTGACTTCTATCTGACAGGCAAAACCAAGTTAACGTCAAAAAATtagacacaaaacaaaaaaaataccctttGACTCAGTCCAGGTCTTACCTGTCCTACCAGATTCCTTGATAGCAAAATAAGTAATTTCCTCCTGCTGTAAAAATATAGTTTCTTTTCCTCGGGACTTGGACATGTTGTTAATACCTAGAACAGAATGCCAGCCCCATCACTTGCATTCCTCTTGTCAGTGAAGAACATAATTTTCATTTaggtttgcatttttcagtgctttgcacATCCCTTTTTCTTCATGTGCAACAGGTTAGCTACTTCTGTTCTACTTTATGTGatggcactctgtgctggggattgTTCAGCGTCTCTGAACCAAGAAGGCCTTTGATCATAAAAAGAAGGCATCATCTGGAGATGAAAGTGTGAAAACAGACAAGGTGGATGGGAGCTTTCCTTACGGGCCCCTGTGCAAACAGTGGCAAGACATATCCTTCCCTTGTTTCACTTGCCTCTGCTGTAACTAGAAACAAACTGATTTCCTaccagggagggaaggaagaggagagtgTAGGAGCAGTCATTCACCTGACTTTTAGTGAGAAATCCATCATTTCGAGATGTATTTTACCAGGGCAGAACAAAAGCATTCTGTAACTTCATGGCTGACAGACATTTTGGAACAAGGAGGGTGATGAGGGTGAATAGGCCTGTGCCCTTGCAGTGTCGCCAAATTGCCAACAGCCGGAGCCATCCAGCAGGGCTGAGatcttgcaaaaacaaacagcaatttCCCCCAAACCGGATCAAATCCGAGTGCTGTGGTCATGCAGCTCAGCAAGGGCAGCATGGAGGCAACTGCCATGGTGCTCttcccagggctgctcccctcTCTGTGCACAGTGCTTCTGGTTCAGCCATTTGTGCTATACAGAAatgcctgcagctgctttgtGCGGGCAGCAGAAGGGCCAGAAAGCGGCCAAACCCAAAGCATTTCACTGCTGGCCAGGCTCACAGCAGAGGGGACAGCCCCAGGCAATGCTGAGCTGTGCCCTGAGCAGCCACACAGACAGCACTtcctggggagagaagggaaagaaccCTGGCTTCGAAAATATACTTTGCCTTGGTTCAGTAAATTACTGAGGGGTGAGACAGAAAGGTCGATGAGCACACAGCTGTGTTAGTCATGTAGCTGCTATGCtactgaacaaaatgaaaatgcctACGTAGCTGAAAGAGATAGAAAGGTGAGTGTGCGCTTGTGATATCATGGTGCAATTGATAAATAGGCATGTACTGGTGATAAGATAGGCTTGCTGGTGATAAGATAGGTTGGAATGTGATAGATCTGCATTGGCGATATGGTAGATTGTTACATAGTGTTGATCAGACGGGACTACTGATAGTTTATCATGTCCCCTGTTATCACTGCGGGTGTTAATGTTCAGCTTTTCCCTTGCAAGATGGAGAATGTGCAAGTTAGAAGAGCTTTAACATTTATGTAAAACCAAGGGAAATAAGGGGGACTGAGAGAAGGAGTAAAGGAGTGGTGATCAAGAAAAGAGGATTTGAGGGAATTAATAGAACAGAATTGACCACAGAGCACTGAACTCATTCTGTGCTAACTGTAGCCTCTGTCTTTATCTTATCAGTGACTCAGCTCTTGCTCAAACACCCAGTGCCTCTGAGATTCGTCAGTGAACTGCCTGGAAGGTCCTGCAGAGTGTTTCAATATTTGGACCTGCCTGCAGCGGGCGAGGAGAGAGGACAGAGCTGGATGTATCCGTGCTGTGGGTGGGGAAGAAGAGCGACTGTCCCGGGCTGCAGGGTGAGTGAGCTGTGGGACCTGGATCCTACTGAGCCCGCCGGCACTTGTGGTGCCCAGGAGGGAGGCAGTGCCTGAAGTCACAGCAGATTCCCCCAGGGACTGTCAGACCCTGTGCAGGCCAAAAGGACGAGTCACAGAGAGAGCTGTCACAGAGTCCTCTGACCACAGGTCCTGCTCGTCTCActccctttttcccccacagCAAGTCCTGACACTTTGCGATGCTCTTGGAACAGACAGAGCACACCCACAGCACATcaaaccttcttttttttttccagcaaacagCCACTTTCTCTGGGAGGAAAACATGACATAGGAGGTAATTTCTTTCCTATCTCTGCCACTAACTCACTGTGCAAACATGACCAAGACCAAGccactttcttttctgatgcCTCTATTTTCCCCTCTGTTGGTAAAGATAAGTTGTCCAGAGTTCTCAAGCATACAGGGCAAGCTAATGGGCTTGAGAGAGAAAATGCCGTGATGTGTAAATAGCTGCTGTCACTGGAGGCTGTAGCCTAGACAAGGAGAGGGGAAcgcttaattttatttttcatcagacCTACGTTCTCTGATGGCTTAAGCAGGCTATATGGAGAGGGTGATTTAGGCCCCATACCTGAATGCTCCCCAGAACAGTTGCGTTCAGAACAAACCCACCTCCCATTAAGGTTTAGATCAGGGCTGTGCCCTGGCCAGGGCTGTAGCTGTTTATTTTACCTCCTGGACAAGGTACACTTGTGAGATACTGTGTGGCTTTCTGATAGCAGAAGATGGTGAGAGATAAGCTTTTCTCTTCACTGTATCTCAAGGCTCTGATCTTCTGTTTCCTCCACCTCCCCAGCCTTCACAACCCCTCTCTGCTCTTTGCAACTCTGCAGACCACAGTCCCCCCAGTGTGGGTAATCCACTGCACCCAGGGCAGAGGCAGACCAGTGCAAGTCTCGATAGATGGATAGATTTCCACAGTGGACTCAACTGAGCGCTGTAGTGCCATCAACTgcaagaaagcagctctgcagtgaaGCCAGAGGTGACCGGGTTGGTGTCTCTGCAGGGTTATGGAGAGCATCAGTGAGGGAAACCATGGCTTACTGGAGGGGAACTAcgattattttcttttcagtgtgaATTAGTTGCAAACATTTAAGGCAGTTTAATAGTCTGAGACATAAGGATGCTAAACATATAGAATAGTTTATTTATAGGGTGCCCGATTTTCAGGTTTGAGAAGCAAACTGCTCATTTCAGTAGCACAGAGGGACCAGTCAGGATCCAGGAGATGAGAAATAGGTCCTGGGGGTTTAGTTGTAGGAGGAGCCTTAACCAGCTTGGAGGGTTGTGGCAGTGCAGGGGGGACGTACACCGTGCCCTGCggtgtacatttttttctgggggaCTGGGAGAAATCTGGATCTCCTAGAGCTAATGCAGTTCATCCCTAGTAAGCCAGGTAGGCGTTAAACCCTTGAGGTCCTGGGATACTTTTTTGGAGgtgggttggaaggaaccacAATACTGTCCTGTACTGTCCTGTGATGGTCAGGCTGGAAATGTACATCATGGCTGGCTGTTTGGAGACACGAGGTGTAGCTGACTGCCCTTGTCTGCTGACAGCATTGCCTCCCAGGATCTTAGTTCTAGAGCTGCTCGAGAAACAAAACCGTTGTTTAAAAGGTTAAAGCAGAAGTTTGCAAAGAGCCTTTCCAGGTCCTGTGCAGGAAGTCCAGGGCATGTGTGTTgaggggcagagagggaaaCTCAAGGAAGAGCTGCTTGTGGTTTGTCCTCTGTCTCTGGACCATTTTCTGTCTTGGTAGCAATACTGTAGTAGTAGGCACGGATtgtgttttccacagaaataaatcCTGGACGCTCTTCCCATCTGCaagggcagaaaggaaaaataagagttGGCAGAAAGGACAACAGTGGACTGACCCAATGGAGAAGATACCAGGCACAGAAGAACCTGGGAGAGAACAGCAGCCTAGCAGTACCAGGCTGTACCAGCAAAGGAGCTGCAACTTTTCTGGGATGGAGAGGGGCAAATGCAGAGAAGCTCTGACATCTTACTGGCAAATGGAAAGGAATGATAATAAAGAATTATGTGTATTATTCATCATGGTCTGGGGAATGAGACACCATTCATTTTGTATTGTCCCCATCCAGACAGTGTGTGCTGCCCTGACGGACCAGCacagaaaagagcaagagaaatCCTTACCTGTAGGTCCAGCATTGCTGCATGAGGGTGTACATCTCTGCTGGACAGTCCGTGGGGCAGTCCATGCGCTTCCCTTGCTCTATGAAGCTAATAACCTCCGGGCCTTTCATTTTCTAGGAGAAGATCAAGtgggaaaatgttttcacagaatcacagaattgtaggtgttggaagggacctcaagagatcatcgggtccaacccccctgccaaagcaggttccctagaacaggttgcccaggtaggcgtccagatgggccttgaatatctccagaggagactccacaacctccctgggcagcctgtcccagtgctccgtcaccctcaccgtgaacAAGTCCTTTCTCATATTGGtgggaacttcctgtgatccattttgtggccattgccccttgtcctttccccacaaaccactgaaaatgttttaatggtTTTGGATCTGGAAACAGGGTCAGCAGAGGCAGTTTAGAGCTGGGCCTGGGGTAGTGCTTTGGGTCCATGCACAGCCCACCCCATACACCCATAGTGTCTGTTTTCAGCCCCTGCACCCAGCAGTGGTGTCTCACATTGCCTCAcagcccagggccccatcccaAGCCTGTGCAGAGCAGTGGCTGAGCAACTGACTTTTCAGCTCTGCAAGTGGGTGGAAAGATCAAAGAGAAGGTCTGCTTTAATTCAAATCcaaatgaatttgttttgttttcagtttcctttcccTTAAATGAACACAAAGCTGCTGGATCCAAGCAATCCAATCTGTGCCTTCCATGAAGTGGAAGTGAGCCTGTTGTGTTGCCCCCTGCCTAAGAGAAGTAAAAGCACCCACTCGAGGGAATGGAAATCGAAGTTTCAGTGTGTGTCAGTCAACCAGTTTTAGAGTGGGAGCCCAGATTGTGACTTTGATCCATGGTAGGCCCAACTTTGCCTCACCTTGTACGGTTTCTGCCCATAGCTGAAGGCCTCCCACATGGTCACGCCATAGCTCCATACATCACTCTTGCTGGAGAACTTGTGATAGAGGATGCACTCTGGGGCATACCATTTCAAGGGCCACTTTCCTGCTGTCCTGGCCTGTAGCAAAGCAAAGAGGAACATTTGAGAGAGAGCCTGCTCTGAGCTGAAcctgaattctgtttttctaaatgtttctgTCAAATGCGATCCCACACCGCTGAAAAAATACCGtctgcatttcttccttccctcctggaGCTTTGCAAAGACTCTTTTAATGTCACAGCAGTGAGGCTGGACAGAATGTGATGTGGTTGTGCAGCAGGGCTCCTGGGAAGAGCTCAGAGCCCCTATCTCTGGGAGTCTTAGCCCCCAGCCTGGAGGCCTCCTGCTAGCTATCTGGATCCTTTGCTGTGCTCACACTTACCTTGTAGTAGCTGTCATCAGCGCCAAGCGCCTTGGAGAGTCCAAAGTCACTGATCTTGGCATAATGCTGGTTGACCAGCAGGACATTTCTGGCTGCCAGGTCCCTGTGGACaaagtttttttcctccaagtacTTCATCCCCATGGATACTTGATGCATCAGCTCCACAATATTGCTGACTGTAATCTCATCTCTGGGGAGGATGGAAGGACAATGCAGTAATAAAACTGTTGGACAGCAAGGATCTGTCATTACTCTGTACACCACAGTCCCCTCTAAGCTCTCTAGCTGCAGCGGAGAATGAGCATGGACATCTCTGTTCCAGAAGCATCAGTCCCTATGACTTACATGAAAAGGAATCTCTTTCTGCTATTAGCAGCCTCCCTCCACCTACAAAGCCAGGCTTCCCTGGCAGCAGTGAGTTGGATGAGAAATGCAGAGAATCTCAGCCACATTTTATTCAGTACTCACTTCTTGGAAGACAAGAACTTGTTGAGTGGTCCTCCAGAAGCCATCTCCATCACAAGCATCAGGGACTCTGCCTCGCAGACCCCAATCATGCGGACAATGTACGGGTTGTCCAGTTGATGCATGATCTGGGCTTCCGTCATCATTTCATCCCTCACTGTTTTCTCATTGTTGCTCTTCAGCACCTTGATGGCCACATCAATCTGCTTCCTGCACAGGACACAAGAGGAACAAATATGGATGAATTAAACAGCAGCTGGATTCATGTATCAGCCAGGAATGGAAACTACTCCACATGTGATAATGTTTGGTATCTCAAATGCAGCCTCCATAGCCTGTTTTTGTGGAGCCCTGTACGACATTGTTATCCCAGGCCTGTTAGAAGGCCAAAGAGAAAAGGATCACCTCACCCTTGTAAGTGTAGGGTAGTGATTGCCATCTGTAGATCTGAAGGCTCCTCACACACTGAGATGTGCATAATCATCGCCATTTTTCAAGGAGAATCTCAGGCACAAAGTGAGCAAAGGCCATCTTTATGGACACGCAGAGAACCAGAGGTAGAGCCAAGGATTGCACATCTACTCAGTTTCACTCCTTTACTCTGATGTGGACCAAGATGACCTCAGGAGCATGGACATGCTCCTCTGAGCCTGGCAAATGCCTCCAGAAGTGGCAGCCTTATGCATGGGAGCATAAAATGCAGCTTATACTCTCGGGACACTGGCAAAGTCCCAGAAAAGCTACTATTGACCTTCCAGAGCCTCTCTTATACCTCCACCCCATTATCACTCTAGAGTCCATCTAGCTAGAAACAGGATGGCTGGGGACATCTCTGAGCacccccttccctcttcctcgGCATCCTTCAGGGCAGCACTCACTTTCTCATTTTGTAGACTCCTTTCTTGACGCAGCCAAAGTTTCCTGCCCCCAGTTCCACTTCATCAATCATCAGGTGGTCCCTCTTCAGGAAGAGTTTCTTATCCTTCAGTTCCTCAGGGTCACTGTACGGGCTCTCATAGACACTGGTGTCCATGGGTAGCAAGCGTGACTTTCCTGCATATTCACGTGAGATAAACTTGTTTATAGCTCTAAGTGATGTACCCTTCCTTGCCCCTCCCTCATTGATCGAGAATGTTTTCTCTACCATCCTGGCATATTCTCCTTCAAGCTCCATCATTTAAGCCTTCCCCTGGGCATCTCCCATCCTCTCACAGCCCATGGCCTCTCTGAGTTACACTGTCAGACCCAGGATGGAGAGAAGAGTTTGAGCACTCCCACACCACAGGTCCCAGCAGGTCCCAGCCACGTGCTTGGCTTCCCCCCAGTGAAATGTAACTGAATGCACCGAGTATTTAGTAGGCAGTACAGAAGATGGGGAATAGGACAGGGCTTGATTTACTGGTACAGGGTGCGGACAAACACTTTTGCAATATTCTTGGCTCAGGGCCCGGTAATGAGTGGGTGCCTTTGTAGAAAGGCAGCtttgcagcacagctctgaCCAGAAGGTGATAGAGATGGCAACCCCCCTGGCTCCTGTGGCACCCCCAGGTCCTGTCTCCTCCCATCACAAGGAGAAGGCTTTCAGAGGTGCTCACCTACAGGCTCTGGCGTGTATCCATCTGCATTGAGAGCCCCAAGGTGtctctggaaaagaaacaggGTGAAGTGCCGAGGGGGCTGTGTGTCCCTCAGCCGCAGGGAGCATGCACGCAGGGCTGCGTTTTGCTTTGTACCTCCTCTGTTTCCCCCATCCTGAAGTTATAGGTCTCCTGCAGCAGTGGGGGTCATCCCAGGCCAAGCCTCTGTAGCTCTGTAGCTC is from Anser cygnoides isolate HZ-2024a breed goose chromosome 27, Taihu_goose_T2T_genome, whole genome shotgun sequence and encodes:
- the ZAP70 gene encoding tyrosine-protein kinase ZAP-70; translation: MPDAAAHLPFYYGSIARSEAEEYLKLAGMSDGLFLLRQCLRSLGGYVLSMVCNLQFYHYAIERQMNGTYAIAGGKAHCGPEELCEFYSKDADGLCCTLRKPCNRPSGVEPQPGVFDSMRDNMVREYVRQTWRLEGDALEQAIISQAPQVEKLIATTAHERMPWYHGNISRDEAERRLYSGAQPDGKFLLREKKENGSYALSLVYGKTVYHYRIDQDKSGKYSIPEGTKFDTLWQLVEYLKLKPDGLIFALRESCPNPSMPASAAPVPPTHPSVSRHLGALNADGYTPEPVGKSRLLPMDTSVYESPYSDPEELKDKKLFLKRDHLMIDEVELGAGNFGCVKKGVYKMRKKQIDVAIKVLKSNNEKTVRDEMMTEAQIMHQLDNPYIVRMIGVCEAESLMLVMEMASGGPLNKFLSSKKDEITVSNIVELMHQVSMGMKYLEEKNFVHRDLAARNVLLVNQHYAKISDFGLSKALGADDSYYKARTAGKWPLKWYAPECILYHKFSSKSDVWSYGVTMWEAFSYGQKPYKKMKGPEVISFIEQGKRMDCPTDCPAEMYTLMQQCWTYRWEERPGFISVENTIRAYYYSIATKTENGPETEDKPQAALP